A genomic segment from Phragmites australis chromosome 6, lpPhrAust1.1, whole genome shotgun sequence encodes:
- the LOC133921171 gene encoding uncharacterized protein LOC133921171, with protein MAIAISQDAFDSMVRENMEDLGMDPDEALADAVEALTLQGADLSGIIKRVPGEADAAEVSPVVRVLDELKASHSASGGSGKDLDRLISLLDEFRALCSSGEGSENSAVAVRNGGVEALVALCALARIEQEMLLASALKALSSVLRDVVSTEKFRQSEGPKIVMDILKADSESSDLLDAGFSVVAAGSAGNEVVKESFMDLKVHELILQVMREKSKTNVQSLYVAVRVLLTPDDNRVVASQVYGYSRRFAEIGIAEVLVSSLREQVTPSSLPSACAALKAIAVNDEICRSISENGGIDVLLQCIDEAGEHKNKVIARSCCSLLSKLAASDANKSVIIQRRGFDRFLKLTSRFSEDPSIIQEVMYMVTVLTLRSPENAARAVEVGYGTLAIQAMQRFPSLGQTQKQACLMIRNLVVRNPENRTILLNDGAEKLIRKAKMIHGSCKDAATSALRDLGLDNYNA; from the exons ATGGCGATCGCGATCTCGCAGGATGCCTTCGATTCCATGGTCCGGGAGAACATGGAGGACCTCGGTATGGATCCCGATGAGGCCCTCGCCGACGCCGTCGAAGCCCTCACCCTCCAGGGCGCCGACCTCTCCG GGATCATCAAGCGCGTGCCCGGAGAGGCCGACGCGGCGGAGGTGAGCCCGGTGGTGCGGGTGCTGGACGAACTGAAGGCCTCTCACAGCGCCAGTGGCGGGTCGGGTAAGGATCTCGATAGGTTGATCTCTTTGCTCGACGAGTTCCGCGCCCTGTGTAGCTCCGGCGAGGGGTCAGAGAATTCGGCGGTCGCGGTGCGGAATGGCGGCGTGGAGGCGCTCGTCGCCCTGTGCGCGTTGGCTCGGATTGAGCAGGAGATGCTGCTTGCGTCGGCCTTGAAGGCGCTGAGCTCCGTGCTCCGGG ATGTTGTAAGCACCGAAAAGTTCAGACAAAGTGAAGGGCCCAAAATTGTCATGGATATCTTGAAAGCAGACTCAGAAAGTTCAGATTTACTGGATGCTGGATTTAGTGTTGTGGCAGCGGGTTCTGCTGGCAATGAAGTTGTGAAAGAATCCTTTATGGACTTGAAGGTTCATGAACTCATTCTGCAGGTTATGAGGGAGAAATCAAAAACTAATGTGCAAAGCTTGTATGTTGCTGTACGTGTTCTGTTGACGCCTGATGACAACCGAGTAGTGGCTTCTCAA GTATATGGATACTCTCGGAGGTTTGCAGAAATTGGGATTGCAGAAGTTCTTGTCAGTTCACTTCGTGAGCAAGTCACTCCTTCCAGCTTGCCATCTGCTTGTGCTGCTTTAAAGGCGATTGCTGTCAAT GATGAAATATGCCGTTCCATATCTGAAAATGGTGGAATCGATGTGCTTCTTCAATGCATTGATGAGGCTGGTGAACACAAGAACAAAGTTATAGCAAGATCTTGCTGCTCTTTGTTGTCTAAG ctGGCTGCGAGTGATGCGAACAAGTCTGTTATCATTCAGCGACGTGGTTTTGATAGGTTCTTAAAGCTGACATCCAGATTTTCTGAAGATCCTTCTATAATACAAGAG GTGATGTATATGGTGACGGTCCTTACACTGAGGTCACCAGAAAATGCAGCACGTGCAGTGGAAGTAGGCTATGGGACTCTCGCGATCCAGGCAATGCAAAGGTTTCCCTCCTTGGGCCAGACCCAGAAGCAAGCGTGTCTTATGATTCGTAATCTTGTTGTAAGAAACCCTGAAAACAG GACAATCCTACTTAACGATGGTGCAGAGAAGCTTATTAGAAAGGCCAAGATGATTCATGGAAGCTGCAAAGATGCTGCCACGTCTGCCTTGAGGGACCTGGGATTGGACAATTACAATGCATAA
- the LOC133921169 gene encoding presequence protease 1, chloroplastic/mitochondrial-like, protein MERVALLRASGRRLLHRCRRGRRVVPAASASSAARRPSSSSFPSRSYSALPGGGARLLAAAAPLHCAGRYWPAAAPRLARRLSAPAVSTSPSPVPQDMDDVHEYAAKLGFEKVSEQIIDECKSTAVLYKHKKTGAEVMSVSNDDENKVFGIVFRTPPKNSTGIPHILEHSVLCGSRKYPLKEPFVELLKGSLHTFLNAFTYPDRTCYPVASTNTKDFYNLVDVYLDAVFFPKCVEDFQTFQQEGWHYELDNPEEEITYKGVVFNEMKGVYSQPDNIMGRVSQQALFPENTYGVDSGGDPNEIPKLTFEEFKEFHSKYYHPSNARIWFYGDDDPKERLHVLSEYLDQFEASPTPNESKVWPQRLFKEPVRIVEKYPAGQEGDLTKKYMVCINWLLSEEPLDVETELTLGFLDHLLLGTPASPLRRILLESSLGEAIVGGGVEDELLQPQFSIGLKGVSEDNIQKVEELVMQTLKNLAEEGFASEAVEASMNTIEFALRENNTGSFPRGLSLMLRSIGKWIYDMDPFEPLKYERPLQQLKARIAEEGSKAVFSPLIEKFILKNVHRVTVEMQPDPEKASRDEAAEKEILKQVKGNMTQEDLAELARATKELKDKQETPDPPEALRAVPSLSLQDIPKKPIHVPIEVGEINGVKVLQHDLFTNDVVYSEVVFDMSSMKKEHQQLLPLFCQSLMEMGTKDMDFVQLNQLIGRKTGGISVYPFTSSVRGKEDPLTRIIVRGKAMAPQVEDLFNLIYTILQDVQFTEQQRFKQFVSQSKARMENRLRGSGHVIAAARMDAKLNAAGWIGEQMGGVSYLEYLRDLETKIDQDWDSISSSLEEMRKSLFSKDGCLINITSDWKNLEKSSQHIAKFLDSLPSSPSLGSDPWLSRLPSFNEAIVVPTQVNYVGKAGNLYQSGYQLNGSAYVISKHISNTWLWDRVRVSGGAYGGFCDFDTHSGVFSYLSYRDPNLLKTLEVYDETAKFLRELEMDDDALTKAIIGTIGDVDSYQLPDAKGYSSLMRYLLDITDEERQQRREEILSTSLKDFKEFADAVETIKDNGVVVAVASPDDVEAANKENVVFSEIKKCL, encoded by the exons ATGGAGCGGGTGGCGCTGCTCCGCGcctccggccgccgcctcctccatcgCTGCCGCAGGGGCAGGCGAGTGgtccccgccgcctccgcctcgtcTGCGGCGCGCCGGCCGTCGTCCTCCTCATTCCCATCGCGCAGCTACTCGGCTCTGCCCGGAGGTGGCGCGCGCCTCCTGGCCGCGGCCGCGCCGCTGCACTGCGCCGGGCGGTACTGGCCGGCAGCTGCTCCCCGGCTTGCGCGGCGACTGTCCGCGCCCGCCGTCTCCACCTCGCCCTCTCCTGTGCCCCAAG ATATGGATGATGTTCATGAGTATGCTGCAAAGCTCGGATTTGAAAAGGTCTCTGAACAGATTATAGATGAGTGCAAATCAACTGCTGTTCtttacaagcacaagaagacaGGTGCTGAAGTGATGTCTGTGTCAAATGACGATGAAAATAAAGTGTTCGGCATTGTTTTCCGCACCCCTCC GAAAAATTCTACTGGCATACCCCACATCCTTGAACATAGTGTTCTCTGTGGATCAAGAAAATACCCTTTGAAAGAACCATTTGTCGAGCTCTTAAAAGGAAGTTTGCACACTTTCCTGAATGCATTCACATATCCGGATCGAACGTGTTATCCAGTTGCATCAACAAACACTAAG gatttctACAACTTGGTAGATGTATACCTTGATGCTGTCTTTTTCCCCAAATGTGTTGAGGACTTCCAAACATTTCAACAAGAAGGTTGGCACTATGAGCTTGACAACCCTGAAGAAGAGATAACCTACAAAG GTGTTGTCTTCAATGAGATGAAAGGAGTTTACTCTCAACCTGATAACATAATGGGACGTGTATCTCAACAG GCACTTTTCCCTGAGAACACATATGGTGTTGATAGTGGTGGGGACCCGAACGAAATCCCAAAGCTTACTTTTGAAGAATTCAAG GAGTTCCACAGTAAGTACTATCATCCAAGCAATGCGCGGATCTGGTTCTACGGTGATGATGACCCAAAAGAGCGGCTGCACGTTCTTAGTG AATACCTTGACCAGTTTGAAGCCAGCCCCACTCCTAATGAATCAAAGGTTTGGCCGCAGAGGCTATTCAAAGAACCAGTGAGGATCGTAGAGAAGTACCCTGCTGGTCAAGAAGGTGATTTGACAAAGAAATATATGGTGTGCATTAATTGGCTGTTGTCAGAGGAGCCACTAGATGTAGAAACTGAGCTTACACTTGGTTTCCTGGATCATCTTTTGCTGGGAACTCCTGCATCACCACTTAGAAGGATTCTTCTTGAAAGTAGTCTAGGAGAAGCTATAGTGGGAGGTGGTGTTGAGGATGAGCTCCTTCAACCACAATTTAGTATAGGCTTGAAAGGTGTATCGGAGGATAACATTCAAAAAGTTGAAGAGCTGGTTAtgcaaactttgaagaatttgGCAGAGGAAGGGTTTGCATCAGAAGCAGTGGAGGCTTCCATGAACACGATCGAATTTGCTCTTAGGGAGAACAACACAGGATCATTTCCTCGAGGCTTGTCACTGATGCTTCGTTCAATT GGCAAATGGATATACGATATGGACCCCTTTGAGCCTCTGAAATATGAACGACCATTGCAGCAATTGAAAGCACGCATTGCAGAGGAGGGATCCAAAGCTGTGTTCTCACCGCTCATTGAGAAATTTATTTTGAAGAATGTACATCGTGTCACAGTTGAAATGCAG CCTGATCCAGAGAAAGCATCACGTGATGAAGCAGCAGAGAAAGAAATTCTTAAACAAGTAAAAGGTAACATGACTCAGGAGGATCTTGCAGAGTTGGCACGTGCTACCAAGGAGCTAAAGGATAAACAAGAAACTCCAGACCCTCCGGAAGCTCTCAGGGCTGTCCCTAGCCTGTCATTGCAAGATATCCCTAAAAAGCCTATTCATGTACCAATAGAG GTGGGAGAGATAAATGGTGTCAAGGTTTTGCAACATGATCTCTTCACCAATGATGTTGTCTACTCCGAAGTTGTATTTGACATGAGTTCAATGAAGAAAGAACATCAACAATTGTTGCCTTTGTTTTG CCAATCCTTAATGGAGATGGGCACAAAAGACATGGACTTTGTGCAGCTTAATCAATTAATTGGAAGAAAAACTGGAGGTATATCAGTTTACCCATTCACATCATCGGTGAGGGGAAAAGAAGATCCTCTTACTCGCATCATTGTTCGGGGAAAGGCAATGGCGCCGCAAGTAGAAGATTTGTTTAATCTG ATCTACACCATTCTTCAAGATGTTCAGTTCACAGAACAACAGAGGTTCAAACAGTTTGTTTCTCAAAGTAAAGCAAGAATGGAG AACCGTTTGAGGGGCAGTGGCCATGTCATTGCAGCTGCTAGAATGGATGCTAAGTTAAATGCAGCTGGATGGATTGGTGAACAAATGGGTGGTGTTAG TTATCTTGAGTATTTGCGAGACCTGGAAACAAAGATTGATCAAGACTGGGACAGcatatcatcttcgcttgaggaAATGAGAAAATCACTCTTTTCCAAGGATGGTTGCTTGATCAACATAACAAGTGACtggaaaaatctagaaaaatcaaGCCAACATATCGCCAAATTTCTTGATTCGCTCCCAAGTAGTCCATCCCTTGGAAGTGATCCATGGCTTTCTCGCCTACCTTCTTTTAACGAAGCCATTGTTGTACCAACTCAG GTTAATTATGTTGGAAAAGCTGGAAACCTTTACCAAAGTGGATACCAGCTTAATGGAAGTGCCTATGTCATCTCAAAGCACATAAGCAACACGTGGTTATGGGACCGTGTTCGAGTTAGCGGTGGTGCGTATGGAGGGTTTTGTGATTTTGACACCCATTCAG GAGTGTTCTCCTATTTGTCATATCGCGATCCAAACTTACTGAAAACACTCGAGGTCTATGATGAGACAGCAAAGTTTCTCAGAGAGCTAGAAATGGATGATGATGCACTCACAAAAGCTATTATTGGTACCATAGGTGATGTTGATTCCTACCAGCTACCGGATGCTAAAGGTTACAGCAG TCTAATGCGATATTTGCTGGACATCACGGACGAGGAACGGCAGCAAAGACGTGAAGAGATACTATCGACGAG TCTAAAGGATTTCAAGGAGTTTGCTGATGCTGTCGAAACCATCAAGGACAATGGGGTTGTGGTTGCTGTTGCATCACCTGATGACGTGGAAGCAGCAAACAAGGAAAATGTGGTATTCTCGGAAATAAAGAAGTGTTTGTGA
- the LOC133920357 gene encoding uncharacterized protein LOC133920357 yields MELVTPPPPQDFVFDGALGSTNPFASTDDAAAGNPFFSAAVTAPPSPNPFEHLPPGASDVDPFDLFQHFTSAPASPARAAAIYAQFDSVDGGGRGDDKADDDGFQPRVSYSTVASTVPFDWEEKPGKPKPEFASATAMTADGGEVDDTDFDFGVLLDKAAQTQELTTADELFDEGKIRPLKPPPRLLDGGSVGSSPRSARSAIWSPRLRSLVGPGSADFDPFAAALAKAAKAPSPLGAGGKDDAGGIESASSPKKPDSATSPASTPPATNNGGRKKWRLSDLLLFRRASAKGRATGNISKDPVFKYWPVQQLGQPIKKASAGSVSTNGDVSAGKRKKQSKKAAASAAPEDSMPMPHRQSVMGCVRLHPGLHRLAKGFNGHSAHLGGPSTTRSAMKG; encoded by the coding sequence ATGGAGCTcgtgacgccgccgccgccgcaagaCTTCGTGTTCGACGGCGCATTGGGGAGCACTAACCCGTTCGCCTCCACCGACGACGCGGCGGCGGGCAACCCGTTCTTTTCCGCGGCGGTGACCGCGCCCCCGTCGCCCAACCCGTTCGAGCACCTCCCGCCCGGCGCCTCCGATGTTGACCCCTTCGACCTCTTCCAGCACTTCACCAGCGCCCCCGCCAGCCCGGCGCGTGCTGCGGCCATATACGCGCAGTTCGACAGCGTcgatggcggcggccgcggcgacgACAAAGCAGACGACGACGGGTTCCAGCCCCGCGTGTCCTACTCCACGGTCGCCTCCACCGTGCCTTTCGACTGGGAAGAGAAGCCAGGGAAGCCGAAGCCCGAGTTCGCCAGCGCGACTGCAATGACGGCGGACGGCGGGGAGGTGGACGACACGGACTTCGACTTCGGCGTCCTTCTCGACAAGGCCGCGCAGACGCAAGAACTGACGACGGCCGACGAGCTCTTCGACGAGGGCAAGATCCGCCCTCTGAAGCCGCCGCCGCGTTTGCTCGACGGCGGCAGCGTCGGGTCCTCGCCACGATCGGCAAGGTCAGCCATTTGGTCTCCCCGGCTACGGAGCCTGGTCGGGCCCGGCAGTGCAGATTTTGACCCGTTTGCCGCCGCCCTGGCGAAGGCAGCCAAGGCCCCCTCCCCTCTTGGCGCCGGCGGCAAAGACGACGCAGGCGGCATCGAGTCAGCTTCTTCACCCAAGAAACCCGACTCTGCCACGTCCCCGGCCTCCACTCCTCCGGCCACGAACAATGGCGGGAGGAAGAAGTGGCGGCTCAGCGACCTCCTCCTGTTCCGGAGGGCATCAGCCAAAGGCCGCGCCACCGGCAACATCAGCAAGGACCCAGTGTTCAAGTACTGGCCGGTGCAACAACTTGGCCAGCCGATCAAGAAGGCAAGCGCGGGTTCCGTGTCGACCAATGGCGACGTCTCTGCCGGGAAGCGAAAGAAGCAGAGCAAGAAGGCCGCTGCGTCGGCAGCGCCGGAGGACAGCATGCCGATGCCCCACCGGCAGAGCGTGATGGGGTGCGTCCGGCTGCACCCGGGCCTGCACCGGCTGGCCAAAGGGTTCAACGGGCATTCGGCGCACCTCGGCGGCCCCAGCACCACCAGGTCGGCGATGAAAGGGTAA